A part of Paenibacillus sp. IHBB 10380 genomic DNA contains:
- a CDS encoding 3'-5' exonuclease, with product MDFVAIDFETANANRSSACALGLVEVQGGIITSEQVWLIDPEQHFDYRNIQIHGITESMVSGMPTFHELWPTIEPLLQGKQIVAHNASFDMSVLRYCLDKSLIDYPTFQYFCTYLLSKKMLQGMPSYKLNVIAEYYDIPLNHHDALDDARASATILLKLLEQEQYSGPMQLSIAHGCKIGSMFTGGYTPFSAPAKKRPKKSSPRNLLTATPTL from the coding sequence ATGGATTTTGTAGCAATTGACTTTGAAACAGCGAACGCCAACAGATCAAGCGCCTGTGCTTTAGGCCTTGTTGAAGTACAAGGAGGCATCATTACATCAGAACAAGTCTGGTTAATCGATCCAGAGCAGCATTTTGACTATAGAAATATACAGATCCACGGGATTACTGAATCTATGGTTAGCGGAATGCCCACGTTCCATGAGCTATGGCCAACGATCGAACCTCTCCTGCAAGGAAAACAGATTGTTGCGCACAATGCTTCTTTTGATATGAGCGTTTTACGTTACTGTTTAGATAAATCTCTCATAGATTACCCTACTTTCCAATACTTCTGCACCTATCTACTCAGCAAAAAAATGTTGCAAGGCATGCCTTCCTATAAATTAAATGTTATTGCTGAATATTATGACATTCCGCTCAACCATCATGATGCATTAGATGATGCTCGTGCATCTGCTACGATTCTATTGAAACTACTAGAACAGGAACAATACTCGGGTCCAATGCAACTCTCCATCGCTCATGGTTGCAAGATAGGGTCGATGTTTACTGGAGGTTATACCCCCTTCTCGGCTCCTGCAAAGAAACGTCCGAAGAAGTCATCCCCTAGAAATCTCCTAACAGCAACTCCAACCTTATAA
- a CDS encoding electron transfer flavoprotein subunit alpha/FixB family protein, whose product MSKSYVVIAEVRGGKLRQVTLEALQAITIVKEDGDLVAAILLGHQISAISEHLSQYVSGQIHVIDHVDLETYNAETYFSAIQNVLDTLNPHAVFLGHTAEGRDLAPMIAAYLHAGQLSDVISMEKVETEVRYTRPLYAGKAFEQKKFIDGPQVVTIRPNNMAAADTNDSQADIVTIAYSPPSSLRSIVKDVIRKTSGKVDLTEAKIVVSGGRGVKSVDGFKPLQELAEVLNGAVGASRGACDAGYCDYAMQIGQTGKVVTPEIYIACGISGAIQHLAGMSQSRIIIAINKDPEAPIFKLADYGIVGDLFVVVPLLTEEFKRAMA is encoded by the coding sequence ATGAGTAAATCATACGTTGTCATCGCAGAAGTACGCGGCGGCAAGCTACGGCAGGTCACTTTAGAAGCACTTCAGGCTATTACTATCGTTAAAGAGGACGGAGATCTAGTTGCGGCAATTTTATTAGGACATCAGATTTCAGCTATTTCTGAGCATTTATCCCAGTACGTTAGCGGACAGATTCATGTCATCGACCATGTAGATTTGGAAACATACAATGCCGAAACTTACTTTTCTGCTATTCAGAATGTATTGGACACCTTGAACCCGCATGCTGTTTTCTTAGGACATACCGCTGAAGGGCGTGACCTTGCCCCGATGATTGCAGCATATTTACACGCAGGTCAACTCTCGGACGTGATTTCCATGGAGAAGGTTGAAACAGAGGTTCGATATACCCGACCTCTCTACGCGGGTAAAGCCTTTGAACAAAAAAAATTCATCGACGGTCCCCAAGTCGTTACGATACGTCCCAACAATATGGCTGCAGCTGACACCAACGACTCGCAAGCGGATATCGTTACAATCGCCTATTCTCCTCCTTCATCGCTTCGTTCCATTGTGAAAGACGTCATCCGCAAAACCTCAGGCAAAGTTGATCTAACAGAAGCTAAAATTGTCGTGTCTGGTGGTAGAGGTGTTAAGAGTGTAGATGGATTCAAGCCTCTCCAAGAGCTGGCTGAAGTATTAAATGGAGCTGTTGGCGCCTCCCGGGGAGCATGCGATGCGGGGTATTGTGATTATGCCATGCAGATCGGACAGACCGGTAAAGTGGTCACTCCTGAAATCTACATCGCCTGTGGAATCAGCGGTGCCATCCAACACTTAGCCGGTATGAGTCAATCTCGCATCATCATCGCCATCAATAAAGACCCTGAAGCGCCTATATTCAAATTGGCCGATTACGGCATCGTCGGAGATTTATTCGTCGTCGTTCCACTCTTGACGGAAGAGTTCAAGAGAGCGATGGCTTGA
- a CDS encoding electron transfer flavoprotein subunit beta/FixA family protein, with protein sequence MNIYVILKQTFDTEEKIVIQNGDIFDDGVKYIINPYDEYAVEEALRQKEQHGGNIIVVSIGPSRIAEALRTALAMGADEAVHISDDRIVGDEFTLSNVLAAYFNKQSYDLILGGHFSIDNGGGQVAIRLSQLLNIPHVASIIKVDVSEHQALVLRDSEGDTETVEVTLPALFTAQQGLNEPRYPSLPGIMKAKKKPFHHLTLDDLGLTETEIRTKTERISLFLPPQRKSGQILQGELNQQASELVHLLLHSDVKAI encoded by the coding sequence ATGAATATCTATGTCATCCTCAAACAAACGTTTGATACGGAGGAGAAAATTGTTATTCAAAATGGAGATATTTTCGACGACGGCGTTAAATACATCATCAATCCATATGACGAATATGCAGTCGAGGAAGCGTTACGCCAAAAAGAACAGCACGGAGGAAATATCATCGTCGTTTCCATTGGACCAAGCCGCATAGCCGAAGCGTTAAGAACCGCCCTTGCCATGGGGGCTGATGAAGCGGTGCACATTTCCGACGACCGAATCGTTGGTGACGAGTTCACCCTCTCCAACGTATTGGCTGCATATTTCAACAAACAATCCTACGATCTTATTCTCGGAGGTCATTTCTCCATTGATAACGGAGGAGGTCAAGTGGCCATTCGACTCTCACAACTCTTGAACATTCCACATGTTGCTTCAATCATCAAAGTTGACGTTAGCGAACATCAAGCCCTTGTCCTTCGTGATTCCGAAGGGGATACCGAAACGGTCGAGGTTACTCTCCCTGCTTTATTCACTGCACAGCAGGGGTTGAATGAGCCGCGCTACCCCTCATTGCCCGGTATCATGAAGGCGAAGAAGAAACCATTTCACCACCTCACCCTAGATGATTTAGGTCTTACAGAAACCGAAATCCGTACCAAGACAGAACGAATCTCCCTCTTCCTTCCTCCTCAACGTAAGTCAGGTCAAATTCTGCAAGGCGAGCTTAACCAACAAGCTTCCGAACTCGTTCACCTTCTTTTACATTCTGATGTGAAAGCCATTTAA
- a CDS encoding TetR/AcrR family transcriptional regulator has translation MISRKHEKFELILEAALKVIAENGFHGSQISKIAKEAGIADGTVYLYFKNKEDILISLFQQRLGDLVSMFKSSVRETNSADDAIRKICEIHFTELEQNVNLAYVTQIELRQSSLELRKAIGHVVKPYIQLIENILEQGVQEKLFRPDLDIKLTRLLLFGGMDEVVTSWLTSGRKYSLSAQVDKTVEFFLKGLK, from the coding sequence ATGATAAGTAGAAAACATGAGAAGTTTGAACTGATTTTGGAAGCTGCATTAAAAGTCATTGCAGAGAATGGCTTTCATGGATCTCAGATATCCAAAATTGCTAAGGAGGCGGGTATAGCAGACGGTACAGTCTATCTTTATTTTAAGAACAAAGAAGATATTCTTATTTCCCTCTTTCAACAACGATTAGGTGATTTAGTCAGCATGTTCAAAAGCAGCGTTCGTGAAACAAACTCGGCAGATGATGCCATACGCAAAATTTGTGAGATCCATTTCACCGAATTGGAACAAAACGTAAACCTCGCCTATGTGACACAAATTGAGCTTCGCCAAAGTTCGCTTGAGCTACGTAAAGCGATTGGTCATGTCGTGAAACCCTATATCCAACTGATTGAGAACATTCTAGAGCAAGGAGTACAGGAGAAGTTATTTCGACCTGACCTCGATATTAAGTTAACCCGTTTGTTATTGTTTGGGGGAATGGATGAGGTTGTCACCTCTTGGCTCACCTCTGGTAGGAAATATTCGCTATCTGCCCAGGTAGACAAAACCGTGGAATTTTTCTTGAAAGGTTTGAAATAA
- a CDS encoding (Fe-S)-binding protein, translating into MGWQTANFLLFLVVMGYGIYLFYKAVYHRYLYLRLGGSADFRKSGKGRWAEFLSQVFGQKKLMKDPKSGLMHIVIFYGFIILQFGALDLIVKGLTGGKHLPIPGYEVFGLMQEVTVFLILVAMGYAAYRRYGERLTRLKKGWKPSIVIFFIFFLMLSVVLSLSFERLWLNLNLSGYSPISSVLALAFTGISSVTAYGWFIALWWVHLLILLSFLVYVPQSKHFHIMTAPINIWFRRSEPLGRLTKLDLEDEDAESFGVGKIEDFSQKQMLDFYACVECGRCTDVCPASSTGKVLSPMHLITKLRDHMVEKGASITGKSPWVPQYMFSSSGSHALIIEEANDIEWNANDSGITNIMPTLDWHKSTWIVQDKKPKELELIRDVITEDEIWSCTTCRNCEDQCPVSNEHVDKIIDLRRHLVLMQGSVPHEGQRAMQNIERQGNPWGLNRNDRAIWIGDIGGVQVPTVRENPEFEYLFFVGSMGSYDLRSRSISRAFARLLNESGISFAILGNEEKNSGDTPRRMGNEMLFQQLCTDNIAIFQKYGVRKIVTACPHTFNTLKNEYPEFGLEGVKVYHHTQLLDQLVQQGKLNPRYEVKERITYHDSCYLGRYNNVYDEPRNILKAIPGVEMAEMKRHRENGMCCGAGGGMMWLEETSGKRVNLARTEQALEVKPTVISSACPYCLTMMEDGTKMKEVEEQVKAKDIAEILEQSVFGDHPIR; encoded by the coding sequence ATGGGTTGGCAGACTGCGAATTTCCTTTTGTTTTTGGTGGTAATGGGCTACGGCATCTATTTATTCTATAAAGCAGTGTATCATCGCTATCTGTACCTGCGGCTCGGAGGATCGGCGGACTTTCGGAAAAGTGGTAAAGGGAGATGGGCAGAGTTTCTGTCACAGGTGTTCGGACAGAAGAAGTTGATGAAGGATCCCAAAAGTGGATTGATGCACATCGTCATTTTTTACGGATTCATTATTTTGCAGTTCGGTGCTTTGGATCTGATCGTGAAAGGCTTAACAGGGGGTAAACATTTACCGATTCCCGGGTATGAAGTGTTCGGGCTTATGCAGGAAGTGACTGTATTTCTAATCTTGGTAGCTATGGGCTACGCTGCTTATCGTAGATATGGCGAAAGACTTACCCGGTTGAAGAAAGGTTGGAAACCAAGCATCGTCATTTTCTTCATCTTCTTCTTAATGTTATCTGTTGTACTAAGTTTAAGTTTCGAACGTTTATGGTTGAATCTGAATCTTTCAGGTTATTCTCCGATATCCTCCGTTCTCGCATTAGCTTTTACTGGAATTTCAAGTGTAACGGCATATGGTTGGTTCATTGCGTTGTGGTGGGTGCATCTGTTGATTCTCTTATCATTTTTGGTCTATGTGCCACAGTCGAAACATTTTCATATTATGACCGCTCCGATTAACATATGGTTCCGTCGTAGTGAACCCTTAGGTCGGCTCACAAAGTTAGATTTGGAAGACGAAGATGCTGAATCTTTCGGTGTCGGCAAGATCGAGGACTTCTCGCAGAAACAAATGCTCGATTTCTACGCCTGCGTGGAATGTGGACGCTGTACGGATGTATGTCCTGCGAGCAGTACGGGCAAAGTGCTATCGCCAATGCACCTCATTACGAAGTTACGGGATCATATGGTGGAGAAGGGAGCATCCATAACGGGGAAGTCACCTTGGGTACCTCAATATATGTTTTCTTCGAGTGGGAGTCATGCACTAATAATTGAGGAGGCAAATGACATTGAATGGAATGCAAATGATAGCGGCATCACGAATATCATGCCGACACTCGACTGGCATAAATCAACATGGATTGTACAGGACAAGAAACCTAAAGAATTGGAGCTTATCCGTGATGTCATAACGGAAGATGAAATTTGGTCCTGCACAACCTGTCGTAATTGTGAAGATCAGTGTCCAGTCAGTAATGAACACGTCGATAAAATTATAGATCTGCGCAGACATCTGGTGTTGATGCAGGGCAGTGTTCCTCACGAGGGACAACGTGCAATGCAGAATATTGAGAGGCAGGGTAATCCGTGGGGCTTGAACCGGAACGACCGCGCCATATGGATTGGAGATATAGGCGGGGTTCAAGTGCCAACGGTGAGGGAGAACCCTGAATTTGAATACTTGTTCTTTGTAGGTTCGATGGGCTCTTATGATCTTCGAAGCCGTTCAATTTCCCGAGCCTTTGCTCGCTTATTGAATGAGTCAGGCATTTCCTTTGCCATTCTGGGGAACGAGGAGAAGAACTCAGGTGATACCCCACGCCGAATGGGCAATGAAATGTTGTTTCAACAGCTATGCACCGATAACATTGCAATCTTTCAGAAATATGGTGTTCGGAAGATTGTAACCGCCTGTCCGCATACGTTCAATACATTGAAGAATGAGTATCCCGAATTTGGACTTGAAGGGGTGAAAGTCTACCATCACACGCAGTTACTTGATCAGTTAGTCCAGCAAGGGAAGCTGAATCCCCGTTATGAAGTGAAGGAGAGGATTACGTATCACGACTCCTGCTATCTAGGGCGTTACAACAATGTGTATGACGAACCACGCAATATCCTGAAAGCTATACCAGGCGTGGAAATGGCGGAGATGAAGCGGCATCGTGAGAACGGAATGTGCTGTGGCGCTGGTGGCGGCATGATGTGGTTAGAGGAGACGTCGGGTAAGCGGGTGAATCTGGCTCGGACCGAGCAGGCACTGGAAGTCAAACCAACGGTCATTAGCAGTGCTTGTCCTTACTGCCTGACGATGATGGAGGACGGTACCAAGATGAAGGAAGTTGAAGAACAGGTCAAAGCGAAGGATATCGCAGAAATCTTGGAGCAATCCGTATTCGGGGATCATCCCATCCGTTAA
- a CDS encoding 3-hydroxyacyl-CoA dehydrogenase/enoyl-CoA hydratase family protein, with protein sequence MNKTIRKAAVIGSGIMGSGIAAHLANVGIPCLLLDVVPKDLTDEEVKKGYTPDHPAVRNRLATGAIAKLKKNTPSPLYDDTFVERITPGNLEDHLSHISEVDWVIEVVVENLQVKKELLSKVERYWKPGTIVSSNTSGISIQEMVADCSEPFQQCFLGTHFFNPPRYMKLLEIIPGTRTDSGIVQQMKKFAENVLGKGVVVAKDTPNFIANRIGTYGLLITLQEMLEKGFTVEEVDAVTGPAMGRPKSATFRTLDLVGLDTFVHVADNVCTNVTDETEKAAFTAPETLTSMVGRGWLGEKSGQGFYLKKKGANGSEIWSLDSSSMEYYPQKKVTSGSLEAAKLAKGASAKTKALIAGGDRYSELAWNILKKVLIYSAEKVGEIANSIHEIDEAMKWGFNWELGPFETWDAIGLVSSVERMDKEGVIVPPWVKEWIAQGNVSFYQKEKGTTSYVSEQSFKRVEQPPEIISLSSLKEQNKIVKGNDGASLIDLGDGVACLEFHSPNNAIGADILMMIQQSLEEVRHNFEGMIIANQGRNFCVGANIMLLLMEAQDEEWDEIDGIIRMFQNTMYKVKRFEKPVVAAPHRMTLGGGVEACMPADQVIAGAETYYGLVEVGVGLIPAGGGCKELTMRVSQRVGHPEADLQPYINQIFETVGMAKVSTSGHDAKKLGYLRPTDRIIANQDHLIYEAKQAVLRMSKAGYEPIPEEKIRVAGSEGKAVLQLGAMGMRESGYISDHDLLIAKKLAHVLAGGNMPTGTLVSEQYMLDLEREAFLSLCGESKTQQRMQHMLTKGKALRN encoded by the coding sequence ATGAACAAAACCATTCGTAAGGCGGCTGTCATCGGTTCGGGGATTATGGGTTCAGGCATTGCAGCTCATCTGGCTAACGTTGGAATTCCATGTTTATTGCTGGATGTGGTACCGAAAGATTTGACGGATGAAGAAGTGAAAAAGGGATATACGCCAGATCATCCTGCGGTGAGGAATCGGTTGGCTACAGGAGCCATTGCTAAATTAAAAAAGAATACGCCTTCGCCTCTTTATGACGATACGTTCGTAGAACGGATCACACCGGGGAATCTGGAGGACCATCTTTCACACATTTCAGAAGTGGATTGGGTGATCGAGGTTGTTGTCGAGAATCTTCAAGTCAAAAAGGAGCTGTTAAGCAAAGTAGAACGTTATTGGAAGCCTGGAACGATTGTCAGTTCTAATACGTCAGGGATATCTATTCAAGAGATGGTCGCTGATTGTAGTGAACCCTTTCAACAATGTTTTCTCGGAACTCATTTTTTTAATCCACCCCGCTACATGAAGTTGTTAGAAATCATTCCCGGAACCAGGACCGATTCAGGGATTGTCCAACAAATGAAAAAATTTGCCGAGAATGTTCTAGGTAAAGGTGTTGTGGTCGCCAAGGATACTCCGAATTTCATAGCTAACAGGATTGGTACGTATGGACTTCTGATTACATTGCAAGAGATGCTGGAGAAAGGGTTCACTGTAGAGGAAGTGGATGCGGTTACAGGACCCGCCATGGGACGTCCCAAAAGTGCCACTTTCCGCACATTAGATTTGGTAGGCCTAGATACTTTCGTTCATGTAGCAGACAACGTGTGCACTAATGTAACAGATGAAACGGAGAAGGCAGCTTTTACCGCCCCAGAGACACTGACTAGCATGGTAGGAAGAGGCTGGCTTGGGGAGAAGTCTGGGCAAGGGTTTTATCTGAAGAAAAAGGGTGCTAACGGTAGTGAAATATGGTCGCTTGATTCATCGTCGATGGAATATTATCCACAGAAAAAGGTGACTTCTGGATCGCTGGAAGCAGCCAAATTGGCAAAAGGTGCAAGCGCGAAGACGAAGGCGTTAATCGCTGGAGGTGATCGTTATTCTGAATTGGCGTGGAACATTCTAAAGAAGGTGCTGATTTACTCCGCTGAAAAAGTCGGCGAAATCGCTAATTCAATCCATGAAATCGACGAAGCAATGAAGTGGGGCTTTAACTGGGAATTAGGTCCGTTTGAGACATGGGACGCTATTGGGTTAGTCAGTTCTGTCGAACGTATGGATAAGGAAGGGGTGATTGTTCCTCCGTGGGTCAAGGAATGGATCGCACAGGGCAATGTATCATTTTATCAGAAGGAAAAAGGGACTACATCTTATGTGTCTGAACAGAGCTTCAAGCGGGTTGAACAACCACCAGAAATCATTTCACTGAGTAGCTTGAAGGAGCAGAACAAGATTGTGAAGGGAAACGATGGGGCGAGCCTGATTGATCTTGGAGACGGTGTAGCCTGCCTCGAATTTCATTCGCCTAACAATGCCATTGGTGCAGATATTCTGATGATGATTCAGCAAAGCTTGGAGGAAGTGCGTCATAACTTCGAAGGGATGATCATCGCTAATCAGGGCCGGAATTTCTGTGTCGGTGCGAATATTATGTTGCTGTTAATGGAAGCACAAGACGAAGAATGGGATGAAATTGATGGCATTATCCGTATGTTCCAGAACACGATGTATAAAGTAAAAAGGTTCGAAAAACCTGTTGTCGCTGCTCCGCATCGGATGACCTTGGGTGGAGGCGTAGAGGCTTGTATGCCTGCGGATCAAGTCATTGCTGGAGCTGAAACTTATTATGGTTTAGTTGAAGTGGGTGTTGGACTAATTCCTGCAGGTGGAGGGTGCAAAGAGCTAACGATGAGGGTAAGCCAGCGTGTTGGACATCCCGAAGCAGATCTTCAGCCATACATCAATCAGATTTTTGAAACCGTTGGCATGGCTAAAGTCTCTACCAGCGGTCATGATGCTAAAAAGTTAGGCTATCTTCGCCCAACAGATCGCATTATTGCCAATCAGGATCATTTAATATACGAAGCTAAACAGGCTGTGCTGCGGATGAGTAAAGCAGGCTATGAGCCGATCCCAGAAGAGAAGATTCGGGTCGCCGGTTCCGAAGGTAAGGCAGTTCTGCAATTAGGGGCTATGGGGATGAGGGAAAGCGGCTATATCAGCGATCACGACCTGTTAATTGCAAAGAAACTGGCCCATGTACTGGCTGGGGGGAATATGCCAACAGGGACGCTTGTGAGTGAACAGTATATGCTTGATCTGGAGCGGGAAGCCTTCCTGAGCTTATGCGGGGAGTCGAAGACCCAACAGCGTATGCAACATATGTTGACGAAAGGTAAAGCGCTACGAAATTAA
- a CDS encoding acetyl-CoA C-acyltransferase: MKEAVIVSMARTAIGKSNKGSLVQTRADELGKVVLEAVIDRAPGLKKEDVEDIIIGCAMPEGEQGLNFARIMSLYAGFPVTVPAMTINRFCSSGLQSIALAAERIMLGHADVLIAGGVESMSHVPMTGFKISPNLRIVEEMPEIYIGMGHTAERVAERFNVSREDQDRFAAKSHEKAARAISEGKFKDEIVPFQTEMKNLDDGEVTIKSFIFDTDEGVRADTTVETLSKLKPVFKFGGSVTAGNTSQMSDGAAVVVMMSREKADELGLEPLATFRSFALAGVEPEFMGVGPVKAIPKALQMAGITLEDVSLFEINEAFASQCVHVIRELGIDEEKVNVNGGAIALGHPLGCTGTKVTTTLIQELRRRGGGYGVVSMCIGGGMGAAGVFEVHPQ; the protein is encoded by the coding sequence ATGAAAGAAGCAGTAATCGTATCCATGGCACGTACCGCGATCGGTAAATCCAATAAAGGAAGTCTAGTACAGACACGTGCGGATGAATTGGGGAAAGTCGTTCTGGAAGCTGTAATAGATCGAGCACCGGGTCTCAAAAAGGAAGACGTAGAGGATATCATTATTGGCTGTGCGATGCCAGAAGGTGAACAGGGATTGAACTTTGCTCGCATTATGTCGCTGTACGCTGGGTTTCCGGTTACGGTTCCAGCAATGACCATCAATCGTTTCTGCTCCTCAGGGTTACAGTCCATCGCCTTAGCGGCTGAACGGATTATGTTGGGGCATGCCGACGTCCTGATCGCTGGTGGGGTGGAAAGTATGAGTCACGTACCGATGACAGGCTTTAAGATTTCACCTAATCTGAGAATTGTTGAGGAAATGCCGGAAATATATATCGGAATGGGGCACACGGCTGAACGTGTCGCTGAAAGATTTAACGTATCTCGTGAAGATCAGGATCGATTCGCTGCAAAGTCGCATGAGAAAGCAGCACGGGCAATATCGGAGGGGAAATTTAAGGATGAGATTGTTCCATTTCAAACGGAGATGAAGAATCTGGATGATGGTGAAGTTACGATTAAATCTTTTATTTTCGATACCGATGAAGGAGTCCGAGCTGATACAACGGTTGAAACGTTGAGTAAACTGAAACCTGTTTTCAAATTTGGAGGGTCGGTTACGGCAGGGAATACTTCTCAGATGAGCGACGGAGCAGCCGTGGTCGTGATGATGAGTAGAGAGAAGGCAGATGAACTTGGGTTGGAACCGCTAGCCACCTTTCGATCTTTCGCATTAGCGGGTGTGGAGCCGGAATTCATGGGAGTAGGACCCGTCAAAGCGATTCCTAAAGCATTGCAAATGGCCGGAATCACGCTTGAAGACGTTAGTCTATTTGAAATTAATGAAGCTTTTGCATCCCAATGTGTACATGTGATTCGCGAACTCGGCATCGACGAGGAAAAAGTTAATGTGAACGGTGGAGCGATTGCACTCGGACATCCGCTTGGATGCACGGGCACGAAAGTGACGACCACGCTCATTCAAGAACTACGGCGCCGCGGAGGGGGTTATGGTGTTGTTTCCATGTGTATTGGAGGTGGAATGGGAGCAGCCGGTGTATTCGAAGTTCATCCGCAATAA
- a CDS encoding acyl-CoA dehydrogenase family protein, with amino-acid sequence MSKVLGGSFMIEDIDYRQIVTPEDFTEEHRMIAETTEQFVASEIIPRDEEIEKLNYELTVELLQKAGEIGLLGAEVPENYGGLGLDKVSSTLINEKLTKASSFALSFGAHVGIGTLPIVYFGTEEQKQKYLPTLVTGEQIAAYCLTEPSSGSDALGAKTTATLTEDGQYYVLNGSKQFITNAGFADIFIVYAKVNGTAFSTFIVERTMDGVSIGPEEKKMGIKGSSTCPLILEDVKVPVDHLLWEVGKGHLIAFNILNIGRFKLAAGCVGGAKDSIAYAAKYANERTQFDRKISSFPLIGKKLAEMNMRTYVLESMVYRTAGLFDIGLAEVDYDSPNVGYQSAKAIAEYQLECSINKVFGSETLDFVVDEGVQIHGGYGFIQEYSIERNYRDSRINRIFEGTNEINRLLIPSTLIKRAMKGELPLMQKALALQSELLGLVPGQLFEGTLEQETHMLSMSKKIFLMVGAQAVQKYQMKLEQEQEILSHLADMMITVFAMESALLRTLKMMDQVGEAKAINAIHMTVAFIHEEFDRIECWAKETLAAMESGDTLRTGLSVLKKMTRRTQVNTLGLKRKIAAKVIEAEKYVL; translated from the coding sequence ATGAGCAAAGTGTTGGGCGGAAGTTTCATGATTGAGGATATTGATTACCGACAAATCGTGACACCGGAGGACTTTACGGAAGAGCATCGTATGATTGCGGAGACGACGGAACAATTTGTGGCTAGTGAGATTATTCCAAGGGATGAGGAAATTGAAAAGCTGAACTACGAGTTGACGGTGGAGTTGTTGCAAAAGGCTGGTGAGATAGGTCTGCTCGGTGCTGAAGTTCCAGAGAACTATGGAGGTTTAGGGCTGGATAAAGTGAGTTCCACGTTGATTAATGAGAAGCTGACAAAGGCGTCATCTTTTGCCTTATCTTTTGGCGCTCATGTAGGGATTGGTACGCTTCCCATTGTTTATTTCGGTACGGAAGAGCAGAAGCAGAAGTATTTGCCGACGCTGGTCACGGGTGAACAAATTGCCGCTTATTGTCTAACGGAGCCATCCTCTGGATCGGATGCGCTTGGTGCCAAAACGACGGCTACGTTGACGGAGGACGGCCAGTATTACGTTCTGAATGGGAGTAAGCAATTCATTACGAATGCAGGTTTTGCTGATATTTTTATCGTGTATGCGAAGGTAAATGGTACGGCCTTTAGTACATTTATCGTGGAGCGTACGATGGATGGTGTGAGCATTGGTCCGGAGGAGAAGAAGATGGGAATCAAAGGTTCGTCCACGTGTCCGTTGATTCTGGAGGATGTTAAAGTTCCGGTTGATCACTTGTTGTGGGAAGTTGGCAAAGGACACTTGATTGCCTTTAATATATTGAATATTGGGCGCTTCAAATTGGCCGCAGGATGCGTCGGGGGTGCGAAAGATTCGATCGCGTATGCTGCTAAATATGCCAATGAGCGGACGCAATTTGATCGTAAAATTTCATCTTTTCCTTTAATCGGCAAGAAACTGGCGGAAATGAACATGCGAACTTATGTGTTAGAAAGTATGGTTTACCGAACGGCGGGTCTGTTCGATATTGGCTTAGCTGAAGTGGATTATGATAGTCCAAATGTGGGATATCAGTCGGCCAAGGCTATTGCGGAGTATCAGCTGGAATGTTCTATTAACAAAGTATTTGGTTCCGAAACGCTCGATTTCGTCGTGGATGAAGGCGTGCAGATTCACGGAGGATATGGATTCATTCAAGAATATAGCATTGAACGCAATTATCGGGATTCGCGAATTAATCGTATTTTTGAAGGGACGAATGAAATTAATCGTTTACTCATTCCGAGTACGTTGATCAAGCGGGCGATGAAGGGCGAATTACCTTTGATGCAAAAAGCGTTAGCATTACAATCAGAATTATTAGGCCTAGTTCCGGGTCAATTATTCGAAGGTACGCTTGAGCAAGAAACCCATATGCTGTCCATGTCAAAGAAGATATTCCTAATGGTTGGTGCGCAGGCCGTGCAAAAGTATCAAATGAAGTTAGAGCAGGAACAGGAGATTCTAAGCCATCTAGCAGATATGATGATTACCGTGTTCGCCATGGAAAGTGCTTTACTACGTACCCTGAAGATGATGGATCAAGTTGGAGAAGCGAAAGCCATAAATGCGATTCATATGACAGTGGCCTTTATACATGAAGAATTTGATCGGATCGAATGTTGGGCCAAAGAAACACTTGCAGCCATGGAATCCGGAGACACACTTCGAACTGGGCTCTCCGTGCTGAAAAAGATGACAAGAAGAACACAGGTAAACACGTTAGGCTTGAAACGGAAAATTGCTGCTAAAGTGATCGAAGCGGAAAAATACGTTCTGTAA